The following DNA comes from Deltaproteobacteria bacterium.
TTTCTTCTGCCGGCGCGCCCCTTCTGTCACGCATTGTCCATGCTGAGAGGAGTTGTCCAAGGATAATGGGCGGATCGCCTTGCTCGATCTCGGTAGGCTGACCCAGCGTCAATTATCCCCTTGTTGCCCACCCGGCAGAAAAGGTGGATCGCCTTTCCCTGGCCTGGGCTGCCAACTGAGAAGGGGACCTACTGTCTTGGACGAACCAGAGCACCGCCTTGGCAGTAGCATTAACAACTTCTGGTTGTTCTCCTGAAATCCTCTGAAGTGTTTGTTTGACTCCTTGCCATAGATCCAGGTGAGCCGTGACCATACCTTGTACTTCGATTCGCAAGTGCAGTGACCTATTTTGATGATTTACCTCGAAGCAATTGCTCACTCAGCACCAGGTCCTGAGTAAATAAGTTCATCATTGAACTTATGAATCGAAGGACTAAGCAAGTAAGGTCTTCACATGAGCGGGGTCTACCTTGATGCCCGGGCCCATTGTGGTGGAAATCGCAATACTCCTCAGGTAGGTGCCTTTACTTGCCGCCGGTTTCAAGCGAATGACGGTATCCATGAAAGTGGCGATATTTTCCAGCAGTTTCTCTGCGCCAAAAGAGACCCTGCCCACCGGTGCGTGCACAACCCCTGATTTTTCCACCCGAAAATCAATTTTGCCTGACTTGATCTCTTTGATGACCCTGGCCAGATCAAAAGTTACGGTGCCAAGCTTGGCGTTGGGCATGAGACCGCGCGGCCCGAGTATCCTGCCGATTTTCCCCACCGAAGCCATCATGTCCGGCGTGGCCACGGTCTTGTCGAACTCCAGCCAGCCACCCTTGATTTTTTCGATCAAGTCGTCGCCGCCCGCAAAATCCGCCCCGGCCTCCAGGGCTTCCTTTTCTTTTTCGCCCCTGGCAAAGGCTAGAACGCGCACAGACTTGCCAGTGCCATTGGGCAGGACCACAGTACCCCGGACCATCTGGTCTGCCCGCCGCGGATCCACCCCCAGACGGACGGCCACATCAACACTTTCATCAAAACGAGCGTAGGCACACTCGAGGGCAAGCTTCACTGCCTCGGCAAAATCATATCGTTGGCTGAGGTCGAGTTTCTCTCGAACCTGGCGAAATTTCTTTCCTCTCTTGGCCATCTTCAATCTCCAGACTATTCAACGGTAATTCCCATGCTCCTGGCTGTACCTTCTATTGTACGCACTGCTGCCTCCAGAGTAGTGGCATTGAGATCGGGCATCTTCAGCTTGGCAATCTCTTCCACCTGCTGCCGGCTCACAGTTCCC
Coding sequences within:
- a CDS encoding 50S ribosomal protein L1; the encoded protein is MAKRGKKFRQVREKLDLSQRYDFAEAVKLALECAYARFDESVDVAVRLGVDPRRADQMVRGTVVLPNGTGKSVRVLAFARGEKEKEALEAGADFAGGDDLIEKIKGGWLEFDKTVATPDMMASVGKIGRILGPRGLMPNAKLGTVTFDLARVIKEIKSGKIDFRVEKSGVVHAPVGRVSFGAEKLLENIATFMDTVIRLKPAASKGTYLRSIAISTTMGPGIKVDPAHVKTLLA